The Aedes albopictus strain Foshan chromosome 1, AalbF5, whole genome shotgun sequence genomic interval CAGATGCGGCCGAACTCTTGATGTCTGCATTGCCCAGCTTGTACCTACACCAATCATTTTTATTAAGTAAATCGCTTGTATTGTTTCGCTATGGTGTAGTCGGTATTGTCAGCTACCATGTATGCTGGCCGGAATTTCATCCGCCGCAAGTTACCTCCTTTTACCACGACGAGATATTCTTGCCCGCACCGgttagattttcatccaccgcaAAGGCACTTCCCTTTTTCAAGGCGAAGTATTTTCGCCCGCACCGGTGGATTTTCATCCACCGCAAAGGCAACTCCCTTTTTCAAGGCGAAGTATTCTTGCCCGCACCGGTTAGACTTTCATCCACCGCAAAGGCACTTCTTTTTTTCGAAGCGAAGTATTCTTGCCCGCACCGGCGGATTTTCATCCACCGCAAaggcatctccctctttcgaggcgagatatTCTTGCCTGAACCAGTCAGATTTGCATCCACCGTCAGGCATCcccctctttcgaggcgagatgTTTTCTTTATTTAAGCAAAATACTTACTCCAGCGTCCCGTGCACACGTGAGTCTGATTTTCGTCGCCATTATGTGGTATTTATTGATATAATGTAGTTACGAACTCTAACAGATAATGATTAGTCCATTCTTATTTATACTAAGGCAGCATCACTGGTGAACGTATCTGCTGTCTATCGATGACTGTAATCTACACACTCCTGTCAGTCTCTTCTACTCTCCGGTTGCTGTGATCATCCCAGATCAACTCGACTACCACACCCATTTTAATAATTTTCACTTTCACTTTCACTTGCTTATTCTCTTAATGAGTTAACATATTCTTCAGCTTCCCAGTCATTATATTCCATTATCTGGTAATGGAAAAAAATTTCACCAGTCACTGCACAAATTTCATATATGTCTTTTACGTAGAAGTGCATTTCGTTAACTCACACTTCGATCATCATTTACGGAAAATCATTTGTCCAGCAGGCTCACATTAAGACATTTTTTCAACTCAATTATCACACTAATCACTCCCGAAAAATACGAGTTCAAAACTACACGAGATGTTTTCTCCGCGGTACTTAAAGCGTTCCACAGGTTTGTCGACGCGAAACCTGTCTCCGGTCAGCCATGTAGTAGTTGGCTTTCATACTTTTTAAACAGACTTCCAAACTTAGGGAGTTTCTCTTATTGTTGGTGTAATAGAGGATTACGGTTTACCCGGTCCAACTATTAGCAACAAAAGAAGTAAAACCCGTATGATTGCTAAAAGTCAAGTGTGTTTTTCTTTATTCAAATTGGTGTATTTATATCGTTTTGTCCCACATATTACTTTGGGACGAACCAGGGTAGATACCTGGAGTGTCATGTTAACGAAGGCTCGCCTTTCGTGGGAACGCCGCTGTCAGCAGAACATGTCTGGACTGAGGCTGTCTAAGCCGGGCGCATATTGCATTCACAGTAAATACTTAAATTGCATTATCGTGCTTTCAGGTGCACCATACAATGATGGTCACACATAATTTTATGACGGTGTGTTTAAAGAAGAAAGTTAACAAAAAAAGATGATAATCATAAGGACCATCACACTAGTTTTATTGTCAGACTAGTTTTGGCAAACATTGTTGATTTTGTTaaaaccataaagcaatattggtattgaGGAATCAATAgttgaattatttaaaaaaattaacagatcttaaacccgtttattgGTCCTATATTTAAAAGGAGGAATGATTCATGCAGTAGCTCCAACttccaacaattattttaacagcataaaaaaaatcgaaaaaatatggTAATTCGGCAAAATTACTTTTTGACTTAATGAACttcgaccaaatgacattcgacccaacggccttcagccgaatgTCCTTTAGCCATTGATATTAAGTTTGTATAACAGTAGCCGGAGTGCCATTAGCCATAGTACCATAAGCCCATatatgttaaggacagacttgttagaatcccaaaatggctgccataATATCTGACATCGGCACCtattcacgatttcgagcgcacagatctattcgtaaacaaaaccagcgcatctgagctttttattttaagcttattacaagtgagcaagaacacaatattaaaatgtactgttgtttgaagcttgcttcttgagatttatgcATCTGAAGATCTGATTCACTGTTGAAACGAGAtgtcaagaagtttgtccttcaACTCACATGTTTcaatcaccgtgataagggaataaaTTGGTTAGAAATGGCTGTAGGATCGTAGCAACCCATTATATTGCTAACTAGATAGGTTCTTGAATAAACTGGAggtctgtttttttttgctgatgaCTGAGTTGTTCGAAGGCTTCTACAAGGCTCCTGCTTGTCGACATCGGTCGGAAAGGTTGTTCACGGCGGGGACCGCAGCGCTCGTATGGCCCCTCGTTTCTGTTCTGGCGGTGTCGAAATTGATTCGTCGGCGGAATGGATCCCACTTGAGCTTGTTCGGAGTAGTTCTGAGTTGAATGCCTCTGTGGATCGAAGAATTCGGCAGCCCTGGGATCTAGCGCGTTTTCGGCTGGAGCATTGTTCGTATCCTGAACCCACTGTCTAACTCGGTCTTGTGATCTGCTACACTCGGATCCGGTTTGGCTGTGTGGCTGTGTGTCCATGTAGGCTCGGTGCTTCTCTGCTTGAATCTTTTCGTATTCACGTTCTTCCTCGAGCCGTTGAAGCTACAGTTGGAGAATGGATCTGCGGGAGGACGATGATGATACCGACTTGACTGTTTTATCGCAGTTTGCGGCTTCTGTTGGAAACGCCCTGCCTGCTGGTTCCGATAACGTATTGCACCGTACGCTCTTGCCAGCTCCGAGTTGACCTGGGTGACCCGACGATCCTGCCCGATCACGGTTTACGGCTGAAGACGATGGTTGCTGGAACCCGGTTGTAGTCACACATTTGGGACAACTCCAGCTCTTATCCGCAATTTCTTCCGTAACACCAACGCACGCAAAATGGATCCACCTGTCGCACTGAACAATTTCATCACTATCTCTCTCCTGGCAGAACGTACAGTTGTGTGCTATATCGCGATCCTTCCGAAAAACGTCCTTTGGATCCCGTTCTTCTTCCGTAACCACCACCACGACATTACCACCACCACTAATATCAATCGCCTCCGATTGCTTTTCCTTCGATTGCGCACCTTTAGAACCACTTTTTCCATCTTTTCCACTTTTACGACCCGACATTGTTCGCGTAAACGAATTTGTTAAATTATCGAAGTTCGTTTCGACAAACGGTCACACAGACTGAAAGGGGGATTCTTCCGTATAGTTAACCTCCAGAGCAATTTGTAATTCACGGCTCTTTATTTGGGAGATTAACAAATTCCTAAGAAACGGGGTACAATTATAAATTTACGATTATAAATAGTGTTTGCAAATCAGTTAGTAGCATAATCTTAGCATAAGTAGTATAATTGTACATATTTTAGCTCGGTTCGTTTAAGTTTCGATTAATACCACTTACGTTTATTTTCCCTTGTGTAGGTCCGGCGGGTGTATGGAATTTGGAATATGAATTGTTTCTAGTAGCTGTAAGAATGCGGTTTTATGGTTTCGGTGTTTCTTACTTGTTCTATGTTATCTTACCGGTGTCGTTTTAAGATAGGGCGAATGTAGGTTACGGACACTCTATGGGATGTTTGCACAGTAGTTTTAGGCACTagttttaagaaattcattagtATAATGCATGTATGTATAAGGTAAATTCATGTACCTGTTCGGGCTAGCACTTAGTTTAGATTTTAGAATAGGGTTTAAGAGTATTCACTTTAGATTAAGGTAGATGTAATGTTTTCTAACAAGAATTACATAAGCACTTTTTCCTTCTGTCTTGTACTCACGCTTGTGACAGGCGGTAGCTCTGTCACTCCAAGGCAGTGCAACCAGAGCAGCAAGGCAGGGCTGCTACGGGTGCAAACACAATGGGCGCGCTGTCCAACAGGACTGTTCACAGCTGTGTCAAAACAGAGAAGAAGTTAGACCCACTGGACACTACTGAGTCGCACATTTGCAAACCGCTTGCAAATCGACACTGCCAGATCATTTCCTACAAGAGGAACTAAGTATCTTCATCGGACCCagcaatatgatgcagaataatgGGTAAGtcaaatcaatatatttttttaattgagtGGTTTTAAGTGAGGTGTGCATGTTTGTACGATTTTGGTTCTCTTAGCACTAAATTAAAGTAAAAATATCCTGATAGAACGCCTCTGAGTTATTTAAATCTTTCGTTATCGATATATTTTACAAATGGAATTTGGGAGTAATATTGTATGAATATTTTAGAGATATGTATCTCAATTAATTTCTCAGTCTGTCAACTGATTTAGGTTCTTGTTGCGGCGTGTTGCAGTGGACTGTAAAACTGCTTTTCTTCTCCAGGCTGCCTTGATTGCAGCGCGCCCGCCGGTCTCACCGATTTCCCAAGTGGATTCGGTGTATGGAAACTGCCATGCAGCGACCGACGGACCAGCGACAAACTCCATAGGGTGGGAAAACTATCTCCAAATAACTCTAGCCCTGAAAAGGACTCAACCGGACACGCAGGCGACTGCCGGACCAAGGGAATTTCCGGCTCAGAGACAAACGACACACACACACTGGTTTTTGCTCTAGTTCATTTTAATTTACTAATTACACTATGTACATAACTTTTCTTTCGGCCGTCGTCGGCCCACACTTTTCTTCTGCCGGGCTTGGCTCGCCGGCTTGACTTCTATGCTGTTGCTTCTGATCACTACGAGATGCGTAATAATACTGATGCTCGCGCCACCAAGTAGCGCTTCTTCTGCTCTCGTCCTCGACggccgtcgtcgacgacgacgatggttttTTCCTCCTTCTCAGCGTGGCAATTGGCTCCCTTTTGGGGGGTTTCCTTCAAGCAAAGATTGCGTGCTTCTACCTCGGTTTGCTTGCTCTTTCTTCACGTGAACGATACGTGCTCCTTCTTCAGTTCGCAGCGTTGCGGACTGAACATGCTGCCACCCGGGAAAAGAGTGACACTGGTGGCTCCTTGGAATCTTCGTCCTGATGTGTTGAACGTATTGGTTCTTCTTCGAGGATGGGCAGGGGTGCCAACTTGTGGATTGGCCGCTTGAAAACGCTGTTGCCCACACGAACGTCGACGACACGAGTGAGATCATCGGGACCTGGATAGGTTTTGACGATTCTAcccattttccactgttgaggtggCACGTTATCTTCCTTCAACAGGACGATCATGTTAGGGACTACATTGACGTGCTTCTTCGTCCTCTTCGAACGACATTGAAGCTCTATCAAATATTCTTTCGACCAGCGTTGCCAAAAATGCTGTCGAAGAAGCTGAATGTGCTGCCATTTTGACAGGCGGTTGAGGGGAATGTCATCAAGACTTGGCTCAGGGGTAGCAGTTAAAGGTCTATTGATCATTAAATGGCCAGGGGTTAAAACGGTTGGGTCATTGGGGTCAGATGAATGTGCAAAAAGAGGTCTAGAGTTTAGAATAGCCTCGATTTGTCACAGCAAGGTCGCAAATTCCATTATTGTCAAAGAGGCGGACTGATAGACTTTCTTCAGAACAGACTTCACGCTTTTAACGCCCGCCTCCCATAGCCCTCCAAAGTGAGGTGTATTTGGGGGATTCGTGGTCCACTTAATCTTCTTGACTTGACAGAACTGTGATAGCTTACCGTTGGTTAGGTCGGACTTGAAGAGCTCGTACAACTCACGAAGCTCTGATCGCGCGCCGATAAAATTCGTTCCGTTGTCGCTATACACTTCCTCGGGTACTCCTCTTCTGGATACGAATCTTTGTAGTGCTGCCAAAAACGCTTCAGTGGATAGGTTCTCCACCACTTCCAAGTGCATTGCCTTCGAAACCATACAGACAAATACGCATATGTAGTCTTTCACTGGAGCTGCTTTCCTGGCGGTTTGCTTTATGTAGATAGGTCCAGCGAAGTCTACTCCAACTTTCAAAAACGTAGGTGCAGCGGTGATGCGACACGACGGCAAGTCTCCCATGAACTGCTCAGCAAGCTTCGGGCTTGATTTGAAGCAAGTGATGCAACTTCTCGTCACCTTTCGTACCGTCGATCTGGCGTTCAGTATCCAGTAGCGCTCTCTTAGGGCTGTGATCACGCTACTCGGACTAGCATGCAGGTTTTCTCTATGTACCGCTGCGATGAGTCTTCTCGTTACGGGGTGCTTGTCCGGAACGATCCATTGATGCTTTACCTCGTATGCTAGTTTGCTGTGACGAATTCTATCTCCAACTCGTAGTAACCCGTCGTCCAAGAAAGGGTTCAGATTGCCGATTCTCTTGCATGACTCCCCCGCTTGCAGGCGATCGATTTCATCCTGAAGTTCGCTCCTCTGGTTCGCTTGGATGATCCGCTTGTTTGCCTCCTTCAGTTCAGAAATCGTGGGCGTCGTTGCAGTGCTTCGTTCACCAATCTTACGGCAGTTGTTGATGAACCTTAAAACGTAGGCGATAATCCTTTGTGTCTTCCGAAATGACTCAAACTTTGTCAATATCGGAAGCTCCTCGTATACAGCTGCTACGTTGACAGATACTGCCGGCTTCAGTTCAGGAACCTCTCCATCATCCAGAGCTGTAGGAACCACTTCTTCATATGCTGCACTGCACAGGAAAAACAATCCATTCCACCAAAGGTTGCTCGTCGCGAGCGCTTTCGATGACATGCCTCGCGATACAATATCTGCTGGGTTGTCTGCAGAGCAAACGTGCTTCCAAACATGGTCACTTTCGCTTGCAATCTCGGCTACAtgataccttgataccttgttggctacaaagtaactttactccaatgccgagcgtatagtagagcaccatcttcgtcggtcttgggcgatgttcctccagtttccccgaacgtgtagggatcgtagatcttcttcaaccgcgtgcagccagcgagttcgcggccgcccacgaagtcgcctacctctaccgggttctctgctgaatattgttttcgctattctttcttccgacattcgcactacgtgtccagcccactgaaatattcgcatcttcgtacacttggtacaactcgtgattcatgcgtctgcgccacactccattttcttgtttcccaccgagaattgtccgcagcactttgcgctcaaaaactccaaaagcttttcggtctacctcctttaacgtccacgctttgtgaccgtagagggcaaccggaagaatcagagtcttatacagagcgaattttgtttgcgtttgcaagttacgggacctaagctggctacgcaatccgtaaaaggtcctattcgcagctgcaatacgccttttcacttcacgggaaacgtcattgtcacatgtcacaagtgttccaagataaacaaattcttcaacaacttcaaacacttccccatcaatcactaccttagcactaacaccactaggcctgcttctgtctctacccgctatcatgtacttcgtcttggtagagttaatcgtcaagcctatcctcgctgtctctctcttcagaggagcataagcttcctccactgccctacgatcgatgccgatgagatcaatatcgtccgcaaaaccgaggagcatgtgcgaccgtgtgatgatagagccattcctctgcacgcctgacctcctaatcgctccttcgagtgcaatgttgaacaataaattgtaagagcatccccctgcttcaatccatccaaggtcacaaacgacgtagacacttcgtccgcgatccgaatacttgattttgatccatccagcgttgcgcgtatcagcctaattagtttcgccggaaaaccatgttctgacattatctgccaaagctcatttcttttcactgaatcgtacgctgctttaaaatcaatgaacagatggtgagtctgcaagttatattcccgaaatttatctaggatcatccgcagggtaaacatttgatccgtcgttgatcggccctcacgaaaaccagcctggtattcgccgacgaaggactcctcaagaggtcgcagtctgttgaacaggacacgcgacagtatcttatacgccgaatttaaaagggtaatccctctgtaattggcacactccagtctgtgccctttcttgtagattgggcatatgaggccatccaaccaactggtgggcaattcttcatcctcccaaatctttataataatctggtggattgattgatgtagctgctcgcttccgtgcttaagaagttcgaccgggatctcgtccttcccagcagccttgctgttcttCAGCTctttaagggcctttttaacctcatccagtgttggtggttccactgcttgactgtcatccattatgttaatcctattcctgggtgctccttcgctgctaccattcaacaaatcttcgaagtgctccttccacctggctgccaccattgttttgtctgtcagcaaatttccttcccggtcattgcacatggcgggcactggcgcagtcttgtgccgcgcgccatggacagttgcataaaatctccgcatatcgttcctgtccatactttcctgcgcttcagcaataacactctcttcgtgttgccgtttttttctgcggtggattcgtttctcttctgctcttgcaaccctgtaccgctctctgttctgccgggtaccggccactagcattcgacttttggcggcattcttttcgttcgtcgctcgttggcagtcctcgtcaaaccaaccattacgttggcgtcgctgagcggtaccaatcacctcttgcgctgttgttgtcactgcttcgtggatacttccccacaagctgtttACATcaccagatccgttggtctctcctatcctctcgtctagcttctgatggtactgtgcagcaaccccttcggctgacaagcgctggatattgaaacgcatcgtcctgttgtttcttgaactcgtgacgctggataatcgcgcccgaattttagcggctacaagataatgatccgagtcgatgttcgggcctctgtaggacctcacatctatgacgtccgagaaatgtcgcccgtcgaccagcacgtggtctatctgggagcaagtgtcaccactcgggtgtcgccaggtgtgttttcggatattcttacgtgcgaagtaggtactgctgattgccatctcGGCTACATGATTCCTCACGAATACTTGCAGGCAGTCC includes:
- the LOC134290026 gene encoding uncharacterized protein LOC134290026; this encodes MSSKALATSNLWWNGLFFLCSAAYEEVVPTALDDGEVPELKPAVSVNVAAVYEELPILTKFESFRKTQRIIAYVLRFINNCRKIGERSTATTPTISELKEANKRIIQANQRSELQDEIDRLQAGESCKRIGNLNPFLDDGLLRVGDRIRHSKLAYEVKHQWIVPDKHPVTRRLIAAVHRENLHASPSSVITALRERYWILNARSTVRKVTRSCITCFKSSPKLAEQFMGDLPSCRITAAPTFLKVGVDFAGPIYIKQTARKAAPVKDYICVFVCMVSKAMHLEVVENLSTEAFLAALQRFVSRRGVPEEVYSDNGTNFIGARSELRELYELFKSDLTNGKLSQFCQVKKIKWTTNPPNTPHFGGLWEAGVKSVKSVLKKVYQSASLTIMEFATLL